A single region of the Phycisphaerales bacterium AB-hyl4 genome encodes:
- a CDS encoding type II secretion system protein, which produces MHHATCRQTAFSLIELLVAVSIVAILVGMLLPVLAKARESGMAMQCQGHLRSMQFGWLSAMMDDRGVIPWTRHLNYHGADGYPNWVGRLTKALTEGPEIYGTSNESFNSCPTVQRRYPGLYYATRPWGYVVNSRWESGVGNGGAAGGQVLAAQPAHLNQGKNWEHIHRPSRYPWFMDTEVYRTATDNQAQHFAPSNRSGLENWGVGAHHNGQRSANISFADGAVRAVDVMEIHLETIGGDSFGWFENR; this is translated from the coding sequence ATGCACCATGCAACGTGTCGTCAAACTGCATTTTCGTTGATTGAACTACTGGTCGCTGTATCTATCGTGGCGATCCTGGTGGGTATGCTGTTGCCTGTTCTGGCGAAGGCTCGGGAGAGCGGGATGGCGATGCAGTGCCAAGGTCATTTGCGGTCGATGCAGTTTGGATGGCTGTCGGCCATGATGGATGATCGTGGGGTGATCCCATGGACACGTCACCTGAACTACCACGGAGCAGACGGTTATCCGAATTGGGTGGGGCGTTTGACCAAAGCCCTCACAGAAGGACCGGAGATCTACGGCACCAGCAACGAATCTTTCAATTCGTGTCCGACAGTCCAGCGACGATACCCCGGCTTGTACTATGCGACACGGCCTTGGGGTTATGTCGTGAACTCACGGTGGGAATCGGGCGTCGGTAACGGCGGGGCCGCAGGGGGCCAAGTGCTTGCGGCACAGCCTGCCCACCTCAACCAGGGCAAGAATTGGGAACACATCCATCGTCCGAGCCGGTACCCATGGTTTATGGATACCGAGGTTTATCGGACCGCCACGGACAATCAGGCACAACATTTCGCGCCGTCGAACCGTTCCGGCTTGGAAAACTGGGGTGTCGGAGCACATCACAATGGGCAGCGTTCAGCCAACATTTCGTTTGCGGATGGGGCTGTGCGTGCCGTTGATGTGATGGAGATTCACTTGGAAACAATCGGCGGGGACAGCTTTGGCTGGTTCGAAAATCGCTGA
- a CDS encoding antitoxin Xre/MbcA/ParS toxin-binding domain-containing protein, protein MRVPVPTNQAASAHVLTKAFMRAIRALRLSNAMAARIIGVSPSKISRLGSTAEIRPDTKEGELALLFLRMFRSLETLFGGNREQAQSWFRAQNGHVGGVPAELVRTPEGLVNVIRYLDAMRGQA, encoded by the coding sequence ATGCGTGTTCCCGTTCCCACGAACCAAGCCGCCTCGGCACACGTGTTGACCAAGGCCTTCATGCGTGCAATCCGGGCCCTAAGGCTCTCGAACGCCATGGCGGCCCGAATCATCGGGGTAAGCCCGTCCAAGATCTCGCGTCTCGGAAGCACGGCGGAGATCCGTCCTGACACCAAGGAAGGTGAGCTCGCCCTGCTGTTCTTGCGGATGTTCCGCAGCTTGGAGACCCTGTTTGGCGGCAACCGGGAACAGGCCCAGTCATGGTTTCGCGCCCAGAATGGGCACGTGGGGGGTGTGCCCGCCGAACTGGTCCGGACGCCCGAAGGGTTGGTGAATGTCATCCGATATCTGGACGCAATGCGGGGGCAGGCATAA
- a CDS encoding RES family NAD+ phosphorylase: MVESQHHYATRALVDSDAEQALLERMIEQVKPRKPAEPAFEQLHYLLHTPFRYPPLDYGSRFNTAFERSLWYGAEQLRTCLAEKAYYMLLFREGTEAKFDLVAREMTSFSVDVQTEAGIDLTLPVRNPSNGISLEKFAHSFNSKSGLISSVRAQRKYGLFQPLTLLNTFLRRP, translated from the coding sequence GTGGTCGAGTCGCAGCACCATTACGCGACGCGGGCGCTGGTTGATTCGGACGCCGAGCAGGCGCTTCTCGAACGCATGATCGAACAGGTCAAGCCGCGCAAGCCTGCCGAGCCCGCGTTCGAGCAGCTCCACTACCTGCTTCACACGCCCTTCCGCTACCCCCCTCTGGATTATGGCAGCCGTTTCAACACGGCATTCGAACGCAGCCTCTGGTACGGGGCCGAGCAATTGCGGACCTGCCTGGCCGAGAAGGCCTACTACATGCTGCTGTTCCGCGAGGGCACGGAGGCGAAGTTCGACCTGGTCGCCCGGGAGATGACCTCGTTTTCCGTCGACGTTCAGACAGAAGCCGGGATCGACCTGACCCTCCCTGTGCGCAACCCATCAAACGGGATTTCTCTCGAAAAGTTCGCACATTCTTTTAACAGCAAAAGCGGCCTGATTTCGTCAGTTCGCGCGCAGCGTAAGTACGGATTATTTCAACCTTTGACTCTGTTAAACACTTTTTTGAGGCGGCCATAG